A single genomic interval of Drosophila virilis strain 15010-1051.87 chromosome 2, Dvir_AGI_RSII-ME, whole genome shotgun sequence harbors:
- the pasi2 gene encoding uncharacterized protein pasi2 — translation MNYGRKTPSTYRSNPSMYSHATGRSSTNLHSKMSRSTRSVRIPWYQRPLLKNNQYIDIQKGAMLIGLFAVFLSLFTIGTTIFDIYCYAMAAPGSTHYGYYIISYEFVYVGNKHVRNMLIVFALFSLIMALINFVTSILLCVALRKEYERKVLPWLWTFAIFTVWRALALIFFAIVNDLYFAYNIIMVLLWSIFCLVSIYGWAVVYSLFLELVDLTKLEDLAHLRMGTMASLHASTANSLAGSRPTTPHSTVSTMPVG, via the exons atgaattacGGCCGGAAAACGCCCTCGACCTACCGATCGAATCCCTCGATGTACTCCCATGCCACGGGCAG ATCCTCTACAAACCTACATTCGAAAATGTCGCGTTCCACGCGAAGCGTACGCATTCCCTGGTACCAGAGGCCCCTCCTGAAGAACAATCAATACATTGACATACAGAAAGGTGCGATGCTTATAGGCCTATTTGCTGTA TTTCTCTCACTCTTTACCATTGGCACTACCATCTTTGATATCTATTGTTATGCCATGGCTGCTCCAGGATCCACCCATTATggctactatatcatatcgtaCGAGTTTGTGTATGTTGGGAACAAGCacg TACGCAACATGCTAATTGTATTTGCTTTATTCTCGCTTATTATGGCGCTCATCAACTTTGTCACCAGCATCTTACTGTGCGTCGCCTTGCGTAAG GAATACGAAAGAAAGGTGCTGCCCTGGCTGTGGACCTTTGCCATCTTCACCGTTTGGCGCGCCTTGGCTCTAATATTCTTTGCCATTGTTAATGATTTGTATTTTGCCTACAATATCATAATGGTACTGCTTTGGAGCATCTTTTGTCTGGTTTCCATCTATGGCTGGGCCGTTGTATATTCGCTGTTCCTGGAACTAGTAGATCTTACTAAGCTCGAAGATCTGGCGCACTTACGT ATGGGCACCATGGCCTCGCTGCACGCATCCACAGCTAACTCTCTGGCTGGCTCGCGTCCCACAACCCCCCACAGTACTGTGTCTACAATGCCAGTGGGCTAG